Proteins encoded in a region of the Campylobacter geochelonis genome:
- a CDS encoding cation diffusion facilitator family transporter, which translates to MTCNHSSGCIHEPLRDFNHEHEHHHEHEHHHEHDFRHTDKKVLKISLIITAIAMVAEIIYGYVSGSLALLSDGVHMLTHSFSLAISLFAIFIAQKELNDSKTFGYYRSEVIAAFINALTLGVSVIWIVYEAIKRIFVPEAIDIKTMMVVAIIGLVVNAITGYLLQKGDMENVNIKSSFAHMMSDLLSSVAIIIGGIIIHFTNFYLIDALLALMIAVVIAKWAWGLLKDSLDVLLEASPVDLNLVKSKILKSGLVLDIHDIHITEITRNMYVLTAHILIERSNLANFKEIVDEISEILEHEFKIGHVTLQPEWK; encoded by the coding sequence ATGACCTGTAATCACTCATCTGGCTGTATTCACGAACCGTTAAGAGATTTTAATCATGAGCACGAACATCACCACGAACACGAACATCATCATGAGCATGACTTTCGCCACACAGATAAAAAAGTTTTAAAAATCAGCCTTATAATAACGGCTATAGCGATGGTTGCTGAGATAATATATGGCTATGTAAGTGGCTCTTTAGCGCTTTTAAGCGATGGCGTTCATATGCTAACACACTCGTTTTCTTTGGCTATTAGCCTTTTTGCCATTTTTATAGCACAAAAAGAGCTAAATGACAGCAAGACTTTTGGATACTATAGAAGCGAGGTTATAGCGGCATTTATCAATGCTTTAACTCTTGGAGTTAGCGTTATTTGGATAGTTTATGAAGCGATTAAGAGAATTTTTGTGCCAGAGGCAATCGATATAAAAACGATGATGGTAGTCGCTATTATCGGACTTGTGGTAAATGCTATAACTGGGTATTTGCTTCAAAAAGGCGACATGGAAAATGTAAATATCAAATCAAGCTTTGCACATATGATGAGCGATTTGCTTAGTTCAGTTGCTATCATCATCGGCGGCATTATCATACACTTTACAAACTTTTATCTTATTGATGCTTTGCTTGCGCTTATGATAGCAGTTGTTATAGCAAAATGGGCGTGGGGACTTTTAAAAGATAGTTTAGATGTGCTTTTAGAGGCTTCGCCAGTGGATTTAAATTTGGTTAAAAGCAAGATTTTAAAAAGCGGTTTGGTGCTTGATATCCACGATATACACATCACAGAAATCACGCGAAATATGTATGTTTTAACAGCTCACATTTTAATCGAGCGTTCAAATTTAGCAAATTTTAAAGAGATAGTTGATGAGATTTCTGAAATTTTAGAACATGAGTTTAAGATAGGACATGTCACGCTTCAACCGGAGTGGAAGTAG
- a CDS encoding ribonucleoside triphosphate reductase translates to MKETLKRDGKKEPFYTYKIEDAIKKAFKSESVEYDNKVFYSVIDEIAFKDIISVEEVQDAIEKALFSHNYFEILKSFMLYRHTHKMQREQILGLSDDTTYINSTQTINEYISKSDWRILANSNTSYSNAGLINNTAGKVVANYWLDSVYSKEEGVAHRNGDYHIHDLDCLSGYCAGWSLRALLNEGFNGVRGRVESKAPSHFREALYQMANFLGILQSEWAGAQAFSSFDTYLAPYVFKDNLSDKEIKKAITSFIFNLNVPARWGQSPFTNVTIDLTCPSDLKNQIPTKEDLHLFKDLNDVNLVKKANERGRKKLTDMTYGDFQSEMDRINIAFYEVLTSGDKCGQPFTFPIPTVNLTEDFNWDSPVANVLFENTAKMGSSYFQNFIGSQYTTDKFGKKIPNEKAYKPGAVRSMCCRLQLDLRELLKRGGGLFGSAEMTGSIGVVTLNLARLGYLYKNDKTSLYKRLDELLNLAKSTLEKKRKFIQEMYERGLYPYTARYLKHFNNHFSTIGINGANEMIRNFTNDKENITTEFGRKFALELIEYLREKIRSFQEETGNLYNLEATPAEGTTYRFAKEDIKRYPNIIQAGSEQNIYYTNSTQLPANFGDDPFEALDMQDELQSSYTGGTVFHLYMKERISSGQACKNLVKNIVSSYKLPYITITPIFSVCSKHGYIAGEHEYCPLCDEEILKEQGA, encoded by the coding sequence ATGAAAGAAACTTTAAAAAGAGATGGCAAAAAAGAGCCATTTTACACTTATAAAATCGAAGACGCAATCAAAAAAGCATTTAAAAGCGAAAGTGTAGAGTATGATAACAAGGTCTTTTATAGCGTTATCGATGAGATTGCTTTTAAGGATATTATAAGTGTTGAAGAGGTTCAAGATGCGATTGAAAAAGCACTTTTTAGCCACAATTACTTTGAAATTTTAAAAAGTTTTATGCTCTATCGCCACACTCATAAAATGCAACGCGAGCAGATTTTAGGGCTTAGTGATGATACGACTTATATAAACTCAACGCAGACGATAAACGAATACATCAGCAAGTCTGATTGGCGAATTTTGGCTAACTCAAATACGAGTTATTCAAACGCAGGGCTGATTAACAACACAGCGGGCAAAGTAGTCGCAAACTACTGGCTTGATAGCGTTTATAGCAAAGAAGAGGGCGTGGCTCATAGAAATGGGGATTATCATATTCATGATTTGGATTGTTTGAGTGGGTATTGTGCTGGTTGGAGCTTAAGAGCTTTGCTAAATGAGGGTTTTAATGGCGTTCGTGGCAGAGTCGAGAGCAAAGCGCCAAGCCATTTTAGAGAAGCGCTTTATCAAATGGCAAATTTCTTAGGCATACTTCAAAGCGAGTGGGCGGGCGCACAGGCGTTTTCTAGTTTTGATACCTATCTTGCACCATATGTTTTTAAAGATAATTTAAGTGATAAAGAGATAAAAAAGGCGATTACTAGCTTTATTTTTAATCTCAATGTTCCCGCGCGCTGGGGTCAAAGCCCATTTACAAATGTTACGATTGATCTAACTTGCCCGAGTGATTTAAAAAACCAAATTCCTACAAAAGAGGATTTGCACCTTTTTAAGGATTTAAATGATGTAAATTTAGTTAAAAAGGCAAACGAGCGAGGGCGAAAAAAGCTAACCGATATGACATATGGGGATTTTCAAAGCGAAATGGATAGGATAAATATCGCATTTTACGAGGTTTTGACATCTGGCGATAAGTGCGGGCAGCCATTTACCTTTCCTATCCCAACAGTAAATTTAACTGAAGATTTTAACTGGGATAGTCCAGTGGCAAATGTATTGTTTGAAAATACTGCTAAAATGGGCTCAAGTTACTTTCAAAACTTCATCGGCTCACAGTACACAACCGATAAATTTGGTAAGAAAATTCCAAACGAAAAAGCCTATAAACCAGGAGCAGTTCGCTCGATGTGTTGTAGACTTCAGCTTGACTTAAGAGAGCTTTTAAAGCGTGGCGGTGGGCTTTTTGGAAGTGCGGAGATGACAGGAAGTATCGGCGTTGTAACGCTAAATTTAGCAAGGTTAGGATATCTTTATAAAAACGACAAAACAAGCCTTTATAAAAGACTTGATGAGCTTTTAAATTTGGCTAAAAGTACGCTTGAGAAAAAACGTAAATTTATACAAGAGATGTATGAGCGTGGACTTTATCCATATACGGCGCGCTATTTAAAGCACTTTAATAACCATTTTAGCACGATTGGCATAAATGGCGCAAACGAAATGATACGAAATTTCACAAACGATAAAGAAAACATCACGACTGAATTTGGGCGTAAATTTGCATTAGAATTAATAGAGTATTTAAGAGAGAAAATTCGCTCATTTCAAGAAGAAACTGGCAACCTTTACAACCTAGAGGCAACTCCGGCTGAGGGCACGACTTATCGTTTTGCTAAAGAGGATATTAAAAGATATCCAAACATTATCCAAGCAGGAAGCGAGCAAAACATCTACTACACAAACTCGACCCAACTTCCAGCAAATTTTGGCGATGATCCATTTGAAGCACTTGATATGCAAGATGAACTTCAGTCAAGCTATACAGGCGGCACCGTTTTTCACCTTTATATGAAAGAGCGAATTAGCTCAGGACAAGCGTGTAAAAATTTAGTAAAAAACATAGTAAGTAGCTATAAATTGCCTTATATAACTATCACGCCGATTTTTAGCGTATGTAGCAAACACGGATACATCGCAGGCGAGCATGAATACTGCCCATTATGCGATGAAGAGATTTTAAAAGAACAAGGAGCATAA
- the nrdD gene encoding anaerobic ribonucleoside-triphosphate reductase, with amino-acid sequence MNKEEILKANADKRTKCVVYTRVMGYHRPVESFNLGKKGEHKERVAFCEGSAKIKIA; translated from the coding sequence ATGAACAAAGAAGAAATTTTAAAAGCCAACGCAGACAAACGAACAAAATGCGTTGTTTACACACGTGTGATGGGCTATCACAGACCAGTTGAGAGCTTTAATCTTGGTAAAAAAGGCGAGCATAAAGAGCGAGTCGCATTTTGCGAAGGGAGCGCAAAAATAAAAATAGCTTGA
- a CDS encoding anaerobic ribonucleoside-triphosphate reductase activating protein yields the protein MKPIYSITPFTTLDFKDKLACIAWFGGCNMRCLYCYNTNIVNSEGNISKDEFKEFLKSRVGKLDGVVFSGGECTLSKEFLELAKMVKELGFLLKVDTNGSNLNVLKDAIGLNLVDFIALDFKALKENYLFITNSNLYDKFIKTLKYLIKIDFKFEVRTTVHADILDENDVKKMANLLQNLGYKGTYCIQNFLSTGDNFGCLQKPIKDFDYNKINADIKIELRNF from the coding sequence ATGAAACCGATATATTCGATAACGCCATTTACAACTCTTGATTTTAAGGATAAACTTGCGTGTATAGCGTGGTTTGGAGGGTGTAATATGAGATGTTTATACTGCTATAACACAAACATCGTAAACTCAGAGGGAAATATCAGCAAAGATGAGTTTAAAGAGTTTTTAAAATCACGCGTTGGCAAGCTAGATGGCGTTGTTTTTAGTGGCGGAGAATGCACGCTAAGCAAGGAATTTCTTGAGCTTGCTAAGATGGTAAAAGAGCTTGGGTTTTTACTTAAAGTTGATACAAATGGCTCAAATTTAAACGTTTTAAAAGATGCGATAGGGCTAAATTTGGTTGATTTTATAGCGCTTGATTTTAAGGCGTTAAAAGAAAACTATCTTTTTATAACAAACTCAAATTTATACGATAAATTTATCAAAACATTAAAATATCTTATAAAAATAGATTTTAAATTTGAAGTTAGAACAACTGTTCATGCTGATATTTTAGATGAAAATGATGTAAAAAAGATGGCAAATTTATTACAAAATTTAGGTTACAAAGGAACTTATTGTATACAAAATTTCTTATCAACTGGCGATAATTTTGGCTGTTTGCAAAAGCCTATCAAGGATTTTGACTACAACAAGATAAATGCGGATATAAAGATAGAATTACGAAATTTCTAA
- a CDS encoding ribonucleotide-diphosphate reductase subunit beta, whose protein sequence is MQRKKIYNPNSNETLTDRKVFGGNPHGILNFTKAKYVWALKLWDIMEANTWFPKEVDTTDDVRDYNFNLTSAEKRMYDLVWSQLISMDSFQTNNLADNINPYITAPEINAILSRQAYEEANHSKSYAVMVEAICDNTDMIYEMEKHDEMLKRKNDYISSVYEELAGEVTEDKLLLAMVANQILEGIYFYSGFTAIYALARAGKMLGSAQMIRFIQRDEITHLLLFQNMINSVRKERPELFNETNVAKIYEMFQKAGDLEIEWGKYITQNQIMGFTDDIIEEYIHYLVDQRLSAIGLNKKYNAKHPIKWVDDFSKFNDQKSNFFESKVTNYSKGSLSFDDF, encoded by the coding sequence ATGCAAAGAAAGAAAATTTATAACCCAAATTCAAACGAAACTTTAACCGATCGTAAGGTTTTTGGTGGAAATCCGCACGGAATACTAAATTTTACAAAAGCAAAGTATGTTTGGGCGCTTAAACTTTGGGATATCATGGAGGCAAACACATGGTTTCCAAAAGAAGTCGATACGACCGATGATGTTAGAGACTATAACTTCAACTTAACAAGCGCTGAAAAACGTATGTATGACTTGGTCTGGAGTCAGCTAATTAGCATGGATAGCTTTCAGACAAACAACCTAGCAGATAACATAAATCCTTACATAACAGCGCCTGAAATCAATGCGATTTTAAGCCGCCAAGCCTATGAAGAGGCAAATCACAGCAAAAGTTATGCGGTGATGGTTGAAGCGATTTGCGATAATACCGATATGATTTATGAGATGGAAAAACACGATGAGATGCTAAAAAGAAAAAACGACTACATCTCAAGCGTTTATGAAGAGCTTGCTGGAGAGGTTACAGAAGATAAACTGCTTTTAGCGATGGTAGCAAACCAAATTTTAGAAGGAATTTACTTTTATAGCGGATTTACGGCGATTTACGCGCTTGCAAGAGCTGGGAAAATGCTTGGTTCGGCGCAGATGATACGTTTTATCCAACGAGATGAGATAACACATCTTTTGCTTTTTCAAAACATGATAAACTCAGTTAGAAAAGAGCGCCCAGAGCTGTTTAATGAAACAAATGTGGCTAAAATTTATGAGATGTTTCAAAAGGCTGGAGATTTGGAAATCGAGTGGGGAAAATACATCACGCAAAACCAAATCATGGGCTTTACAGATGATATCATAGAAGAATATATCCACTATCTAGTCGATCAACGCTTAAGTGCGATTGGGCTAAATAAAAAATATAACGCAAAACACCCGATAAAATGGGTTGATGACTTTTCTAAATTTAACGATCAAAAAAGCAACTTTTTTGAAAGCAAAGTTACAAACTATAGCAAGGGAAGCTTGAGTTTTGATGATTTTTAA